A single genomic interval of Cupriavidus necator harbors:
- a CDS encoding NCS2 family permease — MIEQPYPSSATEADAARPQVPEVRSRIDAFFEITARGSTQRKEVVAGVTTFMAMVYAVFVVPGMLGKAGFDTSAVFVAVCLTTAFGSLLMGLWAKLPIAIGCAISLTAFMAFGLVLGQGLSPAVALGAVFLMGVIFTAISVTGVRSWILRNLPAGVAHGTGIGIGLFLLLIASNEVGLVVKNAHPGLPVSLGKITSFPVVMSVLGLAAIFGLERRKVPGGILLVIIAISALGLAFDPAVKFTGVFALPSLSAPGHESLIGAMDVRGALTAAVLPSVLALVMTAVFDATGTIRAVAGQAGQLNAAGHIHNGGRALTADSVSSIFSGMFGGAPAAAYIESTVGVAAGAKTGLTAVVVGLLFVAVMFFSPLAGLVPSYATAPALMYVGLLMLSSVSRLHMDDLVDAMAGLVCAVFIVLTCNIVTGIMLGFCTLVVGRVVAGEWRKLNVGTVAIAVVLAAFYAGGWAI, encoded by the coding sequence ATGATCGAACAGCCCTATCCGTCGTCCGCGACGGAAGCCGATGCTGCACGCCCCCAAGTCCCCGAAGTCCGGAGCCGGATCGACGCGTTTTTCGAGATCACCGCGCGCGGCAGCACCCAGCGCAAGGAAGTGGTCGCCGGGGTGACCACCTTCATGGCGATGGTCTACGCCGTCTTTGTCGTTCCCGGCATGCTGGGCAAGGCCGGCTTCGACACCAGCGCGGTCTTTGTCGCGGTGTGCCTGACCACCGCCTTCGGCTCCCTGCTGATGGGCCTGTGGGCCAAGCTGCCGATCGCCATCGGCTGCGCCATCTCGCTGACCGCATTCATGGCCTTTGGGCTGGTGCTGGGGCAGGGCCTGTCGCCGGCGGTCGCGCTCGGCGCCGTGTTCCTGATGGGCGTGATCTTCACCGCGATCTCCGTCACCGGCGTGCGCTCCTGGATCCTGCGCAACCTGCCCGCCGGCGTGGCGCACGGCACCGGCATCGGCATCGGCCTGTTCCTGCTGTTGATCGCCTCGAATGAAGTCGGCCTGGTGGTCAAGAACGCTCACCCCGGCCTGCCGGTGTCACTGGGCAAGATCACCTCGTTCCCGGTGGTGATGTCGGTGCTGGGCCTGGCCGCGATCTTCGGCCTGGAGCGCCGCAAGGTGCCGGGCGGCATCCTGCTGGTGATCATCGCGATCTCCGCGCTGGGCCTGGCCTTCGACCCGGCGGTGAAGTTCACCGGCGTGTTCGCGCTGCCGTCGCTGAGCGCACCCGGCCATGAATCGCTGATCGGCGCCATGGACGTGCGCGGCGCGCTGACGGCAGCAGTGCTGCCGAGCGTGCTGGCCCTGGTGATGACCGCGGTGTTCGATGCCACCGGCACGATCCGCGCGGTCGCCGGACAAGCCGGCCAGCTCAACGCTGCCGGCCATATCCACAATGGCGGGCGCGCGCTGACCGCGGATTCGGTCAGCTCGATCTTCTCGGGGATGTTCGGCGGCGCTCCGGCTGCAGCCTACATCGAGTCGACCGTCGGCGTTGCGGCCGGCGCCAAGACCGGCCTGACCGCCGTGGTGGTGGGCCTGCTGTTCGTTGCGGTGATGTTCTTCTCGCCGCTGGCCGGGCTGGTGCCGTCGTACGCCACCGCGCCCGCGCTGATGTACGTGGGCCTGCTGATGCTGTCGAGCGTGAGCCGCCTGCACATGGACGACCTGGTCGACGCGATGGCTGGCCTGGTCTGCGCCGTGTTCATCGTGCTGACCTGCAATATCGTGACCGGCATCATGCTGGGCTTCTGCACCCTGGTGGTGGGCCGCGTGGTGGCTGGCGAATGGCGCAAGCTCAATGTCGGCACGGTGGCCATCGCGGTCGTGCTGGCTGCGTTCTATGCCGGGGGCTGGGCCATCTGA